CCGCGCCGCCCATCTGGTTCAACCAGTCATGGACGAGCGCGATCTTCACAGCAGGCGCCTTTGGATCAGCGGCTGAAAATTCATACGGTGTGCCTCACAGGGGCCGAGCGTATCCAGCGCCGTGATGTGTCCCGGCGTGCCGTAACCCTTGTGCTTTGCGAAACCGTATCCGGGGTGCCGCGCATCCAGCTCTTTCATGGCCGCGTCGCGCCAGTGTTTGGCAAGAATGCTCGCGCACGCCACGGTGAGCGAGAGCGAATCGAACTTCGGCCGCACGATCTGGGGGCAGGATACCGGCGCGTTCTCAAGCTGAACATGATCGATAAACAGCACATCCGGCCAGATATGGCACATGCGCTGGTTCATGTCCAGTAAAGCCCGCCGCATCGCCAGTTTCGTGGCACCGACAATCCCGAGGCTGGCAATCTCGGCCACGGACGCTTCTCCGATGCCCCATGCCGCCGCGACCGATTGTATGACGTCGGAGAGCCGGGCACGTTCGGCGGGAGTCATGGTTTTGCTGTCGCGCGCGCCTCTGAGTTGTTCGACTAGTCCGTCTCGGGTTGGAAGCACCACCGCTCCGGCAGCAACCGGCCCGGCCCAGGCGCCCCGCCCTGCTTCGTCGATACCGGCGATCTGTTTGCGACCCTGTGCATGGTAATCGCGTTCAATATCAAGGCTGGCTGTGAGCATTTGTGCGGCGCGCATAGTGCCCCTTCCCCCAGTTCTGCCGAATCTGCCAGATTTCCTGCAGCATCCGCAACGAATCCTGCACCAGCCGCATCCGGCTGTCAGAGTCGAAGTACCACGTAATCGGTACTTCTTTGATTTTGTATCCACGCTTGAGCGCGATGAAGATCAACTCGACGTCGAACCCGATGCCGGTCATACGCTGCACGTCAAATAAGTCTTCGGCCGCCGCCCGCGTGAACATCTTGAATCCGCATTGAGTATCTTCGAACTGACGGACGGCCATCACTTTGATGATCAGATTATTTATCCGCCCCATAAAATGCCGGTAAGCAGGTTCGCCGATCCGCTGCGCGCCCGGGCCTTCGCGCGTGGCGATCATCACGTCGAACCCCGATGTCACCGGCGGCAGAAATTTGACGACATCCTCAATGGGCATCGACAGATCGGTATCGCAGATAAACCTGTATTCACCGTGGGCCGCTAACATCCCGGCCTTGACCGCCAGACCTTTTCCGCGCGTATTGACCGTAATCGCCCGGACGTAAGGAAGACGCGCCGCGTACTCCTCCGCGACCGTCAGCGTGCGGTCTGAACTGCCGTTCTCGACAACAACAACCTCTGCTGTAAACGCCTGCGTTTTCAGGAAGCTGTCAATCTTTTCCAGTGCGGGCGGCAGACGGAATTCTTCGTTATGCGCCGGTATCACAATCGACAGATAGGGGCGCGCATGGTCATTCAAAGTGGATCTCCCTCATGCAGCGTTCAAGCCTGCGGGGGTGATAAGATGCTTTCGAGATAATCCAGCGTGACTGTTCGCGCTTTCTGTACGCGCCGGCGTTTACCCC
Above is a window of Candidatus Flexicrinis proximus DNA encoding:
- a CDS encoding ribonuclease HII, with protein sequence MLTASLDIERDYHAQGRKQIAGIDEAGRGAWAGPVAAGAVVLPTRDGLVEQLRGARDSKTMTPAERARLSDVIQSVAAAWGIGEASVAEIASLGIVGATKLAMRRALLDMNQRMCHIWPDVLFIDHVQLENAPVSCPQIVRPKFDSLSLTVACASILAKHWRDAAMKELDARHPGYGFAKHKGYGTPGHITALDTLGPCEAHRMNFQPLIQRRLL
- a CDS encoding glycosyltransferase family 2 protein: MNDHARPYLSIVIPAHNEEFRLPPALEKIDSFLKTQAFTAEVVVVENGSSDRTLTVAEEYAARLPYVRAITVNTRGKGLAVKAGMLAAHGEYRFICDTDLSMPIEDVVKFLPPVTSGFDVMIATREGPGAQRIGEPAYRHFMGRINNLIIKVMAVRQFEDTQCGFKMFTRAAAEDLFDVQRMTGIGFDVELIFIALKRGYKIKEVPITWYFDSDSRMRLVQDSLRMLQEIWQIRQNWGKGHYARRTNAHSQP